In the Streptomyces sp. cg36 genome, one interval contains:
- a CDS encoding benzoate/H(+) symporter BenE family transporter, with product MTTSEAEAESAGNPPKGPEPGAAPDLLRAGTAGLIAAFVGFSSSFAIVLEGLTRVGASRAEAASGLMALSVSMGLCAIFLSFRLRMPISIAWSTPGAALLAGAAGTDGGFAAAVGAFLVTGALIVLTGLWKPLGRWVSAIPKPLANAMLAGILLPLCLAPAKAVQERPAVGLAIVGVWAVVGAFKKLYAVPAAVVVAIVLITATTHLSAADLGPLWPRPVLVAPEFTAAAVIGIALPLYVVTMASQNIPGIAVLNVNGYEPEPGPLFGWTGAFGLASAPFGGHAVNLAAITAALCADENAGPDPRKRYRAAAVGGATYVLLGLGAGAAVAFVGAAPPTLIEAVAGLALLGALGNSLVGAVADPGDREAAVVTLVVAVSGVEFFGISGAFWGLVAGGALYAGKRWRESHRAAPAEVTPPR from the coding sequence TTGACCACTTCGGAGGCCGAGGCGGAGAGCGCGGGCAATCCGCCGAAGGGGCCGGAGCCCGGCGCCGCCCCCGATCTGCTGCGGGCCGGGACGGCGGGCCTGATCGCCGCGTTCGTGGGCTTCTCCAGCTCCTTCGCGATCGTCCTCGAAGGGCTCACCCGCGTCGGGGCGAGCCGCGCCGAGGCCGCCTCCGGCCTGATGGCGCTCTCGGTCTCCATGGGCCTGTGCGCGATCTTCCTCAGCTTCCGGCTGCGGATGCCGATCAGCATCGCCTGGTCCACGCCCGGCGCGGCCCTCCTCGCCGGCGCGGCCGGGACCGACGGCGGTTTCGCCGCGGCGGTCGGGGCGTTCCTGGTGACGGGCGCGCTGATCGTGCTGACCGGGCTGTGGAAGCCGCTCGGCCGCTGGGTCTCGGCCATCCCGAAACCGCTGGCCAACGCCATGCTCGCGGGAATCCTGCTGCCCCTCTGCCTGGCCCCCGCCAAGGCCGTCCAGGAGAGACCGGCGGTGGGTCTCGCGATCGTCGGCGTCTGGGCGGTGGTCGGCGCCTTCAAGAAGCTGTACGCGGTACCGGCCGCGGTCGTCGTGGCGATCGTCCTGATCACCGCGACCACCCACCTCTCCGCCGCCGACCTCGGCCCGCTGTGGCCCCGGCCGGTCCTGGTCGCCCCCGAGTTCACCGCCGCGGCCGTGATCGGCATCGCCCTGCCGCTGTACGTGGTGACGATGGCCTCCCAGAACATCCCCGGCATCGCCGTCCTCAACGTCAACGGCTACGAGCCCGAGCCGGGCCCGCTCTTCGGCTGGACCGGGGCGTTCGGCCTCGCCTCGGCGCCCTTCGGCGGCCACGCCGTCAACCTCGCGGCGATCACCGCGGCCCTGTGCGCGGACGAGAACGCCGGACCCGACCCGCGCAAGCGGTACCGGGCGGCGGCCGTCGGCGGCGCCACCTATGTGCTGCTCGGCCTGGGCGCGGGCGCGGCGGTCGCCTTCGTCGGCGCGGCCCCGCCCACCCTGATCGAGGCGGTCGCGGGGCTCGCGCTGCTGGGCGCGCTGGGGAACTCGCTGGTGGGCGCGGTGGCCGATCCCGGCGACCGGGAGGCGGCGGTGGTGACCTTGGTGGTGGCGGTCTCGGGGGTGGAGTTCTTCGGGATCAGCGGGGCGTTCTGGGGCCTGGTCGCGGGCGGCGCGCTGTACGCGGGCAAGCGGTGGCGCGAGTCGCACCGGGCCGCACCGGCCGAGGTCACTCCTCCCCGGTGA